CACGAATACTCCATCTCACCGCCCAGCCGGTGGCCTCTTTCAAGGCCTCCTCAGGTGGTGGCCGTCCCACTTCACCTGCCACCGGCGCCACCGAAGGTGAAGCCCCTGCTGTGGTGCGGGCGACCTTTTGAGTCAGATCAAAACAAGCGATAGGGAGCTTGAGATCATCTGAATGGTTGTCCGTGCTTCGCAGCAAGCACATTGCTCGGTGGAATATCCGTCTCGCGCTATGGCGCTGGTCGATGATGTTCACGTGCCTCATGTTTGCATTCACTATTGTCGCCCATGCTGCCCACAAGGAAGACATGTTGTGGGCACGCTACGGGTGGCGTTGCCGTTTTCGGGGGCAGCGATGTGGATCACGACGGGATGGCGAAGCATTCCAAGGCCGTTGACCAGCGCGCACATTCTGGTGGGAACGGCCATCTACCTCTTTGGGGCGACGTCGCTCGGCATCATGCTGGCGACTGTAGCGAACTCGACGCCACAGTTTGCGCTGTTGTCTATTCCGGTGTTCGTGTTGATGTTCCTGTTGTCCGGATCTTTCACGCCGTTCGAAAGCATGCCGCGGTTCCTCCATCTCGTGATGGGCCTCTCGCCCTCGACCGGCAATCGGTGCTCTACCGCGGAGCTGATGTTGAGGTGGTGTGGCGGGAGCTCCTGACAATGATCGGCCTCAGCGCTGCGTTTGTCGCTGTCGCGCTCTTTCGCTTCAAGGCCATGCTCGCGCGGCAATCATAGGACGCTATTCTCGCAGAGTGCGGCGGCGATGTGAACATCTGGCAACGGGGCCGGTTCACTGCCGTCCTATTTCACACTTTCGACGCGCGGCACAAGAAGCTGCGGCAGGGGGAAGCTGACCAGCAAAGCTGCGAAGACGACAAGTGCCGCGAGCAAAAAGCCGGCGGCCGGCAGGAACGGCACATCGAACAGCAGTCCGCCGACGGCTGATCCGATCGCCTGGCCAAGGCTCGCCGATGCGGTCATGCGACCGAGGGCAGCGCCCTGGCTCGCGCCCATGCCCAGCGAGGCCCAGTAGGTAGCGACGGGCGACAGCACGCCGGCGCTGGCCGCAACCAGAGCAACGGCAACCGTCATCGCAAGCGAAGCGTTGGCAAGCGGCACAACGATGAGACCGATGGACAGTGTTGCGAGGCCCGGCGCGATGAACCAGCGCGTCAGCTCGGGCTTTATGAGCGGTGAAAAGATGAGGGCCTGGACAACGGCCATGACGAGACTGCA
This genomic stretch from Nordella sp. HKS 07 harbors:
- a CDS encoding ABC transporter permease produces the protein MWITTGWRSIPRPLTSAHILVGTAIYLFGATSLGIMLATVANSTPQFALLSIPVFVLMFLLSGSFTPFESMPRFLHLVMGLSPSTGNRCSTAELMLRWCGGSS